Part of the Synergistaceae bacterium genome, CGAAGACGGCGAAGCGAGCCGTGGGGATTTCGTGCCTCTCCATCAGTCCTTTTGAGAAGGCCTTGCTGGACTCTATCCTGGCCGATTTGCCGTCCGGGCCGAAGCACTGTATGCCCGCCGCCTCCATGTCGTCCACCAGCCCGGCCGCAAGCGGGTCGTCCGGGGTGACCACGCAGAAGTCCACTCCGTGTTCAAGCGCGGTGCGCACCGCGAGGGGCTTGTCCATCGGGTCTCCGGGCAGGCACTGCGCCTCCGCCATCCCCGGGTTGCCAGGAAGGGCGAACACCGCCTCCGCAAGGGGGCTCGCGGCGATCTTCCTGACCACGGCGTGCTCCCGCCCGCCGGAACCTATCACCAGGACCCTCATGCCGCGCCTCCATCACGAAGGCGGAACAGGGCGCATGAGTCGACTGACAGCATTTATACTCCTCCTTGCAGGATAAGATGTCTGCAGTATCGCTCCACGGTCCGCGGAAGCAGTCGCCACTCGACCTGCTCCATGACGCGGCGCTGAAGCGTCTCGGGGGTGTCCCCATCGAGCACCGGCACGGCCTCCTGGGCCAGTATCGGGCCGCCGTCCGGGATCTCGTCCACAAGATGAACCGTTGCGCCGGTGATCTTCACTCCCCTGCGGAGGACGGACTCGTGAACGCGCAGGCCGTGGAAGCCCTCGCCGCAGAAGGACGGGATCAGCGACGGGTGGACGTTGATGATTCGGTTTTCAAAGCTCTTGACGAAGCCGGGGGACAGGATGGTGAGAAAGCCGGCCATGACCAGCAGCTCGATCCCGCGCTCCTTTAGCGAGGCAAGCATCCCGGCCTCCATCCGCGGCCGGCCGAGCGAGACACGGTCGAAGGCCAGGGCCTCGACACCCGCCCTCTCGGCCCGCTCAAGCGCCTTCGCGCCCGCTCGGTCGCTCAGCACAAGGGCCACTCGGGCGCTGGGCATCTCCCCGACCCCCTGCGCGTCGAGCAGCGCCTGGAGGTTGGTTCCGGATCCGGACGCGAGAACGGCCACGCGGACGAAGCCGCTCATCCGCAAAGCCGAACCCCCTCGGAGCCCTCGGATACGCGCCCCATCGGGAAGGGAGCCTCGCCTTGCGAGGAGAGGATCGCAAGGGCCTCGTCCCCGTGCTCCGGGGCCGTGACCGCGCACATGCCCACCCCCATGTTGAAGGTGGAGAACATCTCCTCCATCGGGATGCCTCCCCTTTCGGCCAGGAGGTCGAAGATCGCGTGCGGACTCCAGGAGGCCGTGTCCACGTCCGCCCGCAGCCCGTCGGGCAGGGCGCGCGGCAGGTTCTCGAAAAAGCCGCCGCCCGTGATGTGAGCGATCGACTTGACCAGCCCCTCTCGGAGCAGTTCAAGCGCCGGGCGCACGTAGATGCGAGTCGGGGCCAGCAGGGCATCGCCGAGGGAGACGTCGCCGAGCTCCTTCAGCGGGGCTCGGAGATCAATCCTCTCGACGTCCAGGGCCTTTCTCGCCAGGGAGAAGCCGTTCGAGTGCAGCCCGGAGGAGGGCAGCCCTATCAGCAGATCGCCCGCCCTAACCCTTCCCCGGTCCAGGATGTCGCCCTCGTCCACCATGCCGACCGCGAACCCGGCCAGGTCGTACTCGTCCTCCGGGTAGAAGCCCGGCATCTCGGCCGTCTCGCCTCCTATCAGGGCGCAGCCGGCCTGCACACACCCCTCCGCGACTCCGGAGACGATCGCGGCCACTCTCTCGGGCACGTTCCTGCCCAGCGCGAGGTAGTCCAGAAAGAAGAGGGGTCTCGCACCCGAGCAGATTATATCGTTGACGCACATGGCGACGCAGTCTATTCCCACGGTATCGTGCCTGTCCATGAGGAAGGCGAGCTTCAGCTTGGTGCCCACCCCGTCGGTGGCCGAGACCAACACCGGCCGCCTCAATCCCCCGAGGTCCGGGGCGAACAGGCCGCCGAATCCACCTATGTCGGACATCACGCCCGGTATGCGGGTGCGAGCGACGCTTTCCTTTATAAGCTCCACCGCGCGGTAGCCCGCGTTGATGTCCACACCCGCCAGTCGATAGCTGTCGGACTTGCTCTTCATTCGCACCCCTCCACGCGCACAAGGCGCTTGCCGTACCTGTCCCTCTCGAGCGTGTCCGGGACCTCCGTCGGGTAACGTCCGTCGAAACATGCGGTGCAGAAGTTGGACTCGGGGATGGGGGCCGCGATGCGGCGCACTCCGTCCAGGCTCAGGAAGCCCATGGAGTCCGCGCCGATGAGCCCGCGTATCTCCTCCTTGCTGTGCCGACAGGCTATGAGCCCCTCGCGCGATCGTATGTCCGTGCCGTAGTAGCACGGGTGCAGAAAGGGCGGAGCGGTGATCCGCACGTGGACCTCCTTTGCGCCCGCCTCGCGCAGCATGCGGACTATCTGGCTGCTGGTGGTGCCGCGCACTATGGAGTCGTCGACCAGGACCACCCGCCGACCCTCCACTACGGAGGCTATCGGACTGAGCTTGATGTGGACGGCGGTCCGACGTTCCTCGGCAGGGTCTATGAAGGTGCGGCCTATGTACTTGTTCTTGATGAAGCCAAGCCCGTAGTCGATGCCCGACGCGCGAGCGTAGCCGATGGCTCCGTCGATACCGTTGTCCGGCACGCCGACGACTATGTCGGCCTCCACCGGACACTCCCGCGCCAGTATCTCCCCCGCCTTCGTACGCGCGCTGTGGACGCTGGCTCCGTCCAGCACGGAGTCGGGCCTTGCGAAGTAGATGTACTCGAACACGCAGATGCTTGTGCGCTCGGCGCCGCACCATCGGGTGCCGCTGCGCATCCCCTGATGGTCGAAGATCAGTATCTCGCCCGGCCTGACGTCGCGCGCCAGCTTCGCTCCCACCGTCTGAAGCGCACACGATTCGCTGGCCACCACGAAGCTCCCGTCCGGACGAACCCCGTAGCAGAGCGGACGGAAACCGTTGGGCCCCCTGGCGGCCACCATCTTGCGCGGGGACATCAGCACGAAGGTGTAGCTGCCCTGAAGGCTCTCCATCGCTCGTTCGACGGCCTCCTCGATGCTGTCGGAGGTCAGGCGCTCGCGCGTTATCGCGCAGGATATGATCTCCGCGTCGCCCGTCGTGTGAAAGATGAAGCCGCTCTCCTCGAACTGCTCCCTCAGGCGCGAGTAGTTGGTCAGGCTGCCGTTGTTGGCCAGCGCCATCCTGCCCTTGCGGTGCTCGATCACGATGGGCTGCATGTTGATGCGCCCTCTTTCGGAGTGCGATCCGTACCTCACGTGCCCCACGGCCATGTTGCCGCGGCCGAGCGCGGACAGAGCGCGCTGCGTCATCACGTCGCGCACCAGCCCCGCGTCCTGGTAGAGCCGAAACAGCCCGTCCTCGTTCACGGCTATCCCGCAGCTGTGCTGTCCGCGGTGCTGCAGCGCGCACAGGCCGAGATAGCAGTCCTCCGCCACGGGCCCCTGATCCCGGCGAAATACTCCGAAGACGCCGCACTCCTCGCGAAGCGAGCTCATGACCTGCCTTCCGTCACCCTGCGGGAGAGGTCCATGGGCTCTACTTGCCGTCCGTCCTCCATAACCCGCATGTTGCCGGCGGAGACCTCGTCCATCAGGAGGACCTCGCCCCCCGCTACGCCGAACTCAAGCTTGATGTCGTAAAGCTCCAGCCCGAGCAAGGCCAGATCGTCCGCTATAAGGCCGGTTGTCTCCCTGGTGCGGGCCGCGATCAGCTCGTACTGATCCCCGGAGAGGATGTCGAGCGCGGCCAGCCCCTCTCGGGTGATGAGAGGGTCGCCTCTTTCGTCGTCCTTAAGGGTGAACTCCACGTAGTCGTCGAGAGGGGCGCCGGGTTCAATGTACGTGCCGTACCTGCGGATGAAGCTGCCCACGGCGCGCCTGCGGCAGATGACCTCCAGCCCCCTGCCGAACGGACGCGCCATGCGCACGGTCATCGTGCCCGCCTCCTGGTCCGCGTCGATGAAGTGGGTGCGCACGCCACCCTCCTCCAGCAGCTTGAAGTAGCGGGCGCTCATGGCGAGATTGGCCCTTCCCATCCCGTCGATGGACAGGGCGACGCTGTTGGCGCCGGGGTCGAAAACCCCGTCCACGCCGGTGACGTCGTCCTTGAAGCGAAGCAGCGCTCGCTCGTCGTCCAGCCTGTAGACGTCCTTGGTCTTGCCCCTGTAGAGAAGCTCCATGATCGTCATCCTCAAGCGTCGCGGGCGCCGGCGAGCTCCTGCTTCAGTCGGCGATTGGCCTCCAGCGCGTCCTGCTCCATCTTCCCGCGCGCGGCGCGAAGCTTTGCCGCCAGCCCGTCGTCGGACAGGGCCAGCATCTGCACGCAGAGGAGCGCCGCGTTGGCCGCGCCGCCCACCGCGACCGTGGCGACCGGGATGCCGGTGGGCATCTGAACAGTGGCCAGCAGCGCGTCCATGCCGCCCAGCCCCCCGGATGCCACCGGGACTCCGACCACAGGCAGGGTGGTGTTCGCCGCGACCGCCCCGGCCAGGTGAGCGGCCATCCCTGCGATGCATATTATGGCGCCGAAGCCCTCGTCCCGAGCGGAGGCGGCGAACGAGGCCGCCATCCCCGGAGTCCGGTGCGCGGAGCAGACGAGCACCTCGTGCGGCACACCGTATGACTTCAGAACCTCAAGCGCCCTGTCCGCAACCGCCCGGTCGGACAGGCTGCCCATCAGCACTGCAATCTTCTTCATCATGGACCTCCATACTTGACTATTAGTCGGCTTAGAGATAAGAGTGGAAAACGACACTATCATAATAACTCCGCTCGACTAGTGTCAAGAAGGGACTTCGACCTATTTTTAAAGACTGAACATTTATCGAATAAACGGTGTTTATGAAAGGTAGTTAATCGAGGATGCCAGAGGGAGAGTTGGTCGTTTGGATGACGATATTCAGTAATTCCGAGCGAACGCCCCTCTTGTCATCCCGAGCGAACGCGAGGGATCCCGGTTTTCAGTCGTCAACCGCCCGAGGGCTTGTTTTTACAGCGTTTCAACGTGCTGCATTCGTTCTATCTTGAAGATGCTGTGGCTGATAGAGAGCTCCTCCGCTATGTCCAGCTCCACCAGGGGGGCGAAAAAGTTCGCGCCTCCGTACACGAGCATGTAGCCCCTGTTGCGGTCCTTGTAAGTCATCAGGTAGGACTGAGGGATCTGGGCCTTTAGCTCGATAGTTCCGCCGAGGAAGCCGGCTTCCTTGGTTTCCAGTATTTGAGCCACCTCGTCGAAAAAGACGGAAGGAAAGGTCTTAATGGCCGCGGTGGCGAGACCGCTTCCCGTGTTGGCCACGCTCCACATGGAGGTGTACTTGCCACGTATGAGGAGTTCGCCGGGGCTCAGGGTGGTGCCGGAGTGCGAGATAATATCGGCGATGCCCCTCGGGACGCCGTTTTCTATATGCAGGAGCACGGTCGCGCTTGTCTCCGTGGGTATGCGGGCCTGCTGGAGCAGGATGTCGTAGTTGCGACTTGACACCCCTATCAGAGCTTTTTTTCCCTCGGGTACTTCATAGTTCCACATTCTCTGCCCGTGGTTAAGAAGCCCCATCCTGGCGGAGAGTATCGCCCCGCTCCCGGATACGGTCCGCAGGATCTCCAAGGCCTTGGGTACCCGGGGCTCGTCGACCATAAGGGTGTTGACCATTATGTTTCCCCTTCCCGACGCACGGGAGTAGTCGCACTCCAAGGAGAGTCTTTCCGTCTCCATGGCCAGCCCGCCTATCCTGTCGAACACGAAAAGCATCTTCGCCTCTGCTATTCCGCCGTCGGTAAGAGCGACGCCCCGGTTTCCGTACCGCCGCGCGAGCCCTCTTTTCTCCAGGTTTGTTATATGGTACCTGATAGTTCTTGGCTCCACGTCCACCCCTCGTTTTTCGAGGGCCCTCTTCAGGTCCACCGAGGCCTGGAGCTTTCCGCTGAAGTAGAGCGCCCGCAGAATCTCGATCATGGTCTCGGAGTAGCCTTCTCCACTGAACACTGTTACGCCTCCCCTGGTCGCGGCGTCCGCGTAGCCCCGATTTTTAGCTCGGACGTAGTCTCAACACGGAACTCTTTTACCGCTTGCTTTCTTTTCTTATATTTCAGATCCAAGTCTCCGCTTAAGGATAAAACATGGACCAAGCCCGATCAGCTCCATGTTTTTATACCATTTTCATCTTGTCTTGACAAGTCGACGCCTATGCTAGTATTATTAAGCCACTAAAACTTCGGCAATCTATTACCGTAGTCTGTCTTTTGCGACCGTTAATAAATAACAACCACGGAAGGAGACGTACCCATGAGGAAAGTTTCTCTGCTGGTTTCGACGGGCAATTTGGGCGACAACATCATCGAGAAGGGCACTTTCTACGAAGGTGTCAAGAGGGATATCGACTGCTTTGGGGCCGACGCGGGCACAGCCGACGCGGGCCCCGCATTTTTAGGCGCCGATATGCCTCACAACCCCGTCGAATGGGAGCACCACGACCTCGAGATCACCCTGGTAGAAGCCCGTAAAAAGAAGGTTCCCATGATCGTGGGGTCCTGCAGCACCACCGGAACGGACCGGGGCGTGAATCTGTACGCGGACATCATAAGAGCAGTTGCTAAGGAGCGGAAGATGGAGCCGTTCAAGATGGCCCTCATCTACTCGCAGGTCCCCATCGACACCATCAGGGAGCGGGTCGCAAAAGGCGAGAGCGAACCCCTGGGGGCTTCCTTTCCACTGACCGACGAAGTCCTCGATAACACCACCAACGTAACGGCCAGCATGGGGATAGAGCAGTTCACCCACGCCCTTGAGGAGGGCGCCGATGTGATCATTGCCGGCAGGGCCTGCGACGACGCTGTCCTGGCCTCCTACCCCATCTTCAGGGGCTTCGACCCGGGCATCAGCCTGCACATGGGGAAGGCGGCGGAATGTGCCTCGCTGGTCTGCTGGCCGCAAAAGGTAAAAGAATCGATAATCGCAACCGTGTTCGACGACCATTTCACAATCGAGCCCATGCACCCGGATCAGCAGGCCACGCCGCACAGCGTGGCGGCCCACTCGATGTACGAGCGGACGAACCCCTTTGTCCAGGCCCTTCCCGGGGGGATCCTCGACATGCACTCCAGCAAGTACGAAGCCCAGACGGACAGGATCTGCAAGGTCTCCGGAAGTTTGTTCGTGCCCTCTCCCGACGGCAGCTACAAGGTAAAGCTCGAGGGGGCGGGGGAGGCAGGGCACCGAGCATATCACATGGTGGGCATCAGGGACACCAGGGCGATCGACAACCTGGACCTCATATTGGCCGACACCAGGGCGAAAGTGTCCGACATCATAGGCCCTCACAGGGACGACCAGTACGAGCTCTTCTTCCACACCTACGGCAAGAACGCCATCATGAAAGAGAACGAGCCGGTGGAGGTCACCCGGTCCCACGAGGTGGCCATAGTCATAGAGGTCATCTCGAAGGACCTCGAGCTTGCGGAGTCGGTCGCGAAGTGCGCCAAGTTCCGCTTCTTCTACATGAGCTACCCCGGGCAGATGAACTCCTCGGGGGGCTCGGTGGCGTTGATAACCGACGAGCCCCTCTTTCCGAGGAACAAGTGCTACCAATGGACGGTGGACCACCTGATCACTCTTAAGGATCCTTTGGACCCTGAAATCTTCCGGTTCGTCTTCGAGACCGTCTCGGGGGTTTAGGACAGTGAATATCGACCGGGAGAACACCCTGCTCGCAAGACAGGCTAACTACTACGCCTCCCTGGGAACGGACGACATCCCCGGAGGGGTCATGGAAAAGGCCAGGCGGGTTCTGATGGACTTCCTGTGCGAGACTGCGGCAGGCTACAAGGAGGGGGAGCTGGCCTCCATATCCATCGACTACCTGAAGGAGACGGGCGGCGGGCAGGAGGCCACCATACTCTGCGACGGCACAAAACTGCCGGCGCCCTGGACCGCCCTCGCGATGGGAATCATGGCCCACTCCATCGAGCTGGATGACGGGCACAGGTGGGGGACGTCCCATCCGGCGGTTGCAGTCATCCCGGCAGTGCTGGCCATGGGAGAGAAGAGCGGCTCGTCATTTTCGGAGATACTGAAGGGAATAGTCATAGGCTACGACGCCATGCTGAGGGCCGCCAGGGCCATCAATCCCTCCCACTTGAAGCGGGGATTCCACTCCACCGGAACATGCGGCGCCATAGGAGCGGCGGCGGGCTGCGCGTCCATCGCGGGACTGCCCTCGGACAAGTTCGCCTACGCGATGTCCATGGGAGGGCTTCAGAGCGCGGGGCTCCAGGAGATGCTCCACGACCATCCGGGGATAAAGCCTCTGCAGCCTGGCAAGGCCGCCCTGGCGGGAGTGCTCTCGACCGAATTGGCCCTGAGGGGCGCCAAATCCCCCCGCACCCTCTTCGAGGGGCAGCACGGCTGGCTCAAGGCCATGTGCGACGGCGAGTACTCGGAGGAGGGGCTGATGGGCGACCTCGGCACCAGGTGGGAGATACTTCTTACCTACACCAAGCTGTACCCGACGTGCAGGCACTGTCACGCCGCCATAGACCTGGCGCGCGAGGCGAAGAAGACGCTGGAATGCACCGAAAGGGACGTTGAATCAATCAAGATAAGAACCTACAGGCTGGGCATAGTGGAGGTGGGACAGGTCTTCCTGCCGTCCAACTTCGAGGAGGCCATGTTCAGCATGCCCTTCTCCCTGGCCCTCGCCCTCCGGACCGGCAACGTCACGCTCCAGGACTACACCCCCGAGCTGTTGGCCGACGAGGAGCTTCGTCGGGTCGCATCGGCCGTGACTATCGAGGAGGACGAGAGAATGAACGCCCTGTACCCGGAGGAGAGGGGCGCCTGGATGAGCCTCGTCCTGAAGGACGGCAGGACTTTCGAGAAGGGCATACCCGTCGCGAAGGGCGAACCGGAAAACCCCGTGATCGACCGCGATCTCATGGAGAAGCTGACGGCGATGCTGGCCCCGTACTACCCCGAGGAGTTCGTCACGGGGCTTTGGAAGATCTGCGTGGAGTCCGATGTCGAAGCCGTCGCCTACGGGGACATACTTGATCATTTCGGGAGGTTTCACAAGCCATGAGGACAAAAAACATATGCGACCTGGCCAGGACCATAAGAAGCAAGAACGCAGGCAGCTTCATGATAACCCTGGAGATAATCTTCGCCGACCGGGGGACATACGAGAAGGTCAAAGGATCCGGAGCGGTGACCCGCAAGGCCATCGCCGACGCCTACGGCCTCCCCGAGGAGAAGATCCTCGACTTCATGTTTTTCGACCCCGGCATGGGAATAAAGGCGAACCTGAAGCGCAATAGCCCCAGCGGCGGACCGGGCGAGACGGATG contains:
- a CDS encoding phosphoribosylglycinamide formyltransferase, whose translation is MSGFVRVAVLASGSGTNLQALLDAQGVGEMPSARVALVLSDRAGAKALERAERAGVEALAFDRVSLGRPRMEAGMLASLKERGIELLVMAGFLTILSPGFVKSFENRIINVHPSLIPSFCGEGFHGLRVHESVLRRGVKITGATVHLVDEIPDGGPILAQEAVPVLDGDTPETLQRRVMEQVEWRLLPRTVERYCRHLILQGGV
- a CDS encoding phosphoribosylformylglycinamidine cyclo-ligase; translated protein: MKSKSDSYRLAGVDINAGYRAVELIKESVARTRIPGVMSDIGGFGGLFAPDLGGLRRPVLVSATDGVGTKLKLAFLMDRHDTVGIDCVAMCVNDIICSGARPLFFLDYLALGRNVPERVAAIVSGVAEGCVQAGCALIGGETAEMPGFYPEDEYDLAGFAVGMVDEGDILDRGRVRAGDLLIGLPSSGLHSNGFSLARKALDVERIDLRAPLKELGDVSLGDALLAPTRIYVRPALELLREGLVKSIAHITGGGFFENLPRALPDGLRADVDTASWSPHAIFDLLAERGGIPMEEMFSTFNMGVGMCAVTAPEHGDEALAILSSQGEAPFPMGRVSEGSEGVRLCG
- a CDS encoding amidophosphoribosyltransferase; translated protein: MSSLREECGVFGVFRRDQGPVAEDCYLGLCALQHRGQHSCGIAVNEDGLFRLYQDAGLVRDVMTQRALSALGRGNMAVGHVRYGSHSERGRINMQPIVIEHRKGRMALANNGSLTNYSRLREQFEESGFIFHTTGDAEIISCAITRERLTSDSIEEAVERAMESLQGSYTFVLMSPRKMVAARGPNGFRPLCYGVRPDGSFVVASESCALQTVGAKLARDVRPGEILIFDHQGMRSGTRWCGAERTSICVFEYIYFARPDSVLDGASVHSARTKAGEILARECPVEADIVVGVPDNGIDGAIGYARASGIDYGLGFIKNKYIGRTFIDPAEERRTAVHIKLSPIASVVEGRRVVLVDDSIVRGTTSSQIVRMLREAGAKEVHVRITAPPFLHPCYYGTDIRSREGLIACRHSKEEIRGLIGADSMGFLSLDGVRRIAAPIPESNFCTACFDGRYPTEVPDTLERDRYGKRLVRVEGCE
- a CDS encoding phosphoribosylaminoimidazolesuccinocarboxamide synthase, which codes for MELLYRGKTKDVYRLDDERALLRFKDDVTGVDGVFDPGANSVALSIDGMGRANLAMSARYFKLLEEGGVRTHFIDADQEAGTMTVRMARPFGRGLEVICRRRAVGSFIRRYGTYIEPGAPLDDYVEFTLKDDERGDPLITREGLAALDILSGDQYELIAARTRETTGLIADDLALLGLELYDIKLEFGVAGGEVLLMDEVSAGNMRVMEDGRQVEPMDLSRRVTEGRS
- the purE gene encoding 5-(carboxyamino)imidazole ribonucleotide mutase, coding for MKKIAVLMGSLSDRAVADRALEVLKSYGVPHEVLVCSAHRTPGMAASFAASARDEGFGAIICIAGMAAHLAGAVAANTTLPVVGVPVASGGLGGMDALLATVQMPTGIPVATVAVGGAANAALLCVQMLALSDDGLAAKLRAARGKMEQDALEANRRLKQELAGARDA
- a CDS encoding DUF128 domain-containing protein; protein product: MFSGEGYSETMIEILRALYFSGKLQASVDLKRALEKRGVDVEPRTIRYHITNLEKRGLARRYGNRGVALTDGGIAEAKMLFVFDRIGGLAMETERLSLECDYSRASGRGNIMVNTLMVDEPRVPKALEILRTVSGSGAILSARMGLLNHGQRMWNYEVPEGKKALIGVSSRNYDILLQQARIPTETSATVLLHIENGVPRGIADIISHSGTTLSPGELLIRGKYTSMWSVANTGSGLATAAIKTFPSVFFDEVAQILETKEAGFLGGTIELKAQIPQSYLMTYKDRNRGYMLVYGGANFFAPLVELDIAEELSISHSIFKIERMQHVETL
- a CDS encoding DUF1446 domain-containing protein is translated as MRKVSLLVSTGNLGDNIIEKGTFYEGVKRDIDCFGADAGTADAGPAFLGADMPHNPVEWEHHDLEITLVEARKKKVPMIVGSCSTTGTDRGVNLYADIIRAVAKERKMEPFKMALIYSQVPIDTIRERVAKGESEPLGASFPLTDEVLDNTTNVTASMGIEQFTHALEEGADVIIAGRACDDAVLASYPIFRGFDPGISLHMGKAAECASLVCWPQKVKESIIATVFDDHFTIEPMHPDQQATPHSVAAHSMYERTNPFVQALPGGILDMHSSKYEAQTDRICKVSGSLFVPSPDGSYKVKLEGAGEAGHRAYHMVGIRDTRAIDNLDLILADTRAKVSDIIGPHRDDQYELFFHTYGKNAIMKENEPVEVTRSHEVAIVIEVISKDLELAESVAKCAKFRFFYMSYPGQMNSSGGSVALITDEPLFPRNKCYQWTVDHLITLKDPLDPEIFRFVFETVSGV
- a CDS encoding MmgE/PrpD family protein produces the protein MNIDRENTLLARQANYYASLGTDDIPGGVMEKARRVLMDFLCETAAGYKEGELASISIDYLKETGGGQEATILCDGTKLPAPWTALAMGIMAHSIELDDGHRWGTSHPAVAVIPAVLAMGEKSGSSFSEILKGIVIGYDAMLRAARAINPSHLKRGFHSTGTCGAIGAAAGCASIAGLPSDKFAYAMSMGGLQSAGLQEMLHDHPGIKPLQPGKAALAGVLSTELALRGAKSPRTLFEGQHGWLKAMCDGEYSEEGLMGDLGTRWEILLTYTKLYPTCRHCHAAIDLAREAKKTLECTERDVESIKIRTYRLGIVEVGQVFLPSNFEEAMFSMPFSLALALRTGNVTLQDYTPELLADEELRRVASAVTIEEDERMNALYPEERGAWMSLVLKDGRTFEKGIPVAKGEPENPVIDRDLMEKLTAMLAPYYPEEFVTGLWKICVESDVEAVAYGDILDHFGRFHKP
- a CDS encoding DUF4387 domain-containing protein, with the protein product MRTKNICDLARTIRSKNAGSFMITLEIIFADRGTYEKVKGSGAVTRKAIADAYGLPEEKILDFMFFDPGMGIKANLKRNSPSGGPGETDVYGCQQYAPLFALEIPWED